A genome region from Nitrospirota bacterium includes the following:
- the galU gene encoding UTP--glucose-1-phosphate uridylyltransferase GalU, which yields MSSVAVRKAIIPAAGLGTRFLPATKASPKEMLPLVDKPLIQYAVEEAVASGIEDIIIVTGRGKRAIEDHFDRSFELEENLKGNGKSQLLKDIRRISEMANFCYVRQAAALGLGHAVLCARHLIGNEPFAVLLSDEVIDHPVPALRQLIQVYDEGNGGVIGILKVPKPEVSHYGIVATEPLADGLHRVRDLVEKPAPADAPSQWAVIGRYVLSPDIFACLEETEPGKNGEIQLTDALRLLTRKASIYAQEIKGQRHDAGDKLGFLKATVDFALKNPTLGPSFARYLKQVVTSS from the coding sequence ATGTCGTCCGTCGCCGTTCGGAAAGCCATTATTCCCGCCGCCGGCCTGGGAACCCGCTTTCTTCCGGCCACCAAGGCCTCCCCCAAGGAGATGCTCCCGCTGGTGGACAAACCGCTCATCCAGTATGCGGTCGAGGAAGCCGTCGCGTCAGGCATCGAAGACATCATCATCGTCACGGGCCGCGGGAAGCGGGCCATTGAAGACCATTTCGACCGGTCGTTCGAGCTGGAAGAAAACCTCAAGGGCAACGGGAAATCCCAACTGCTCAAGGACATCCGCCGCATCTCAGAAATGGCGAATTTCTGCTACGTGCGGCAGGCGGCGGCCCTGGGCTTGGGCCATGCCGTCCTCTGCGCCCGACACCTGATCGGCAACGAACCCTTTGCCGTACTGCTCAGCGACGAGGTCATCGACCACCCAGTCCCGGCGCTGCGCCAGTTGATCCAAGTCTACGACGAAGGCAACGGCGGGGTCATCGGTATCCTCAAAGTGCCGAAGCCCGAGGTGAGTCACTATGGCATTGTGGCCACCGAGCCCCTGGCCGACGGCCTGCATCGCGTGCGCGACTTGGTCGAAAAACCGGCTCCGGCCGACGCCCCCTCACAATGGGCCGTCATCGGACGCTATGTCCTGTCTCCGGACATTTTTGCCTGCCTGGAGGAAACCGAACCTGGGAAAAACGGCGAGATCCAGTTGACCGATGCATTGCGCCTCCTGACCAGGAAAGCGTCCATCTACGCGCAGGAAATCAAAGGACAACGGCACGATGCGGGCGATAAGCTGGGGTTTCTCAAGGCGACGGTAGATTTTGCGCTGAAGAATCCCACGCTAGGCCCCTCATTCGCGCGCTACCTCAAGCAAGTAGTGACAAGTAGTTGA